ATGTGGCTGAAGCGTTGCTGAGCAGTCCATATACCGGACGGGTGCTGGGTTACAGTGCGTGGAATACACCGGGCAACAAGATCGGTATTGCTGTTGGCATGGGGCAGTCCAGGTTCGCGTTAATTACAACAGAGAAGCATGAGCACAAATTGCGAGAAGCGATGAACGCGCATGGCTCACTGTTGTTTAAGCGTTTCCTGAAGGATTATTACTACAAAGCGGTAGCGATTGCAGAGATCCGCACATATTCCCGAGCCCATGCGTTGTATACCAACGTGGCTACCCTTTCGGATCAGAATATGTTGCTGTTCAACTCGGAGGAAGACTATGCCCATCTGCAAACATTGCTCCGTGATCTGATGCAGACGTATACCACGGCGCTTGCGAATAAAACAGCCTTCCAGACAGGCAATGTGGCGATTAAACAGATCTGTGAGGACGAATTGTCTTATGCGACGTATGCTAGTGCACTGTTGGAATATGCGAATCCCGATTTCATCTGGGGCCGTGCGTTTGAGATTACGTTGAACCCGAAAGTTACGCTGAACTAAACTGTTACCTCACCATGGGCTCCTCGTGTTTAGGGTGATCACTGGTATGACTGTACTGATTAATCTCGCCACTGTTAAAAATGATATATTGATACTTCGCTTCGAGTTCATCCGCGAATGTTACTGAGGCACCATAAGGTGCTTCAGAACTTTTTGAGGAGTAAGTACCTTGTACTTCGATAAGCTGTTCGGGTGAGTAACCTTTCTGTTCAATCAGGTAAGTGGTTACCTGTTGTTCAGCATCATTTTTCTTGAGCGGATTACCAAGCAGTCCGAAGTAAGCCCAACAGGATATCCCGAGTATAAATGCTAAGATGACAAGTGAAGTGAGCTTGAATGTTTTACTCATAGGTATTTCTCCTTCTTTTACGTAAGCGACTATGAATTTGATAATAAAATATTAATATATTTGGATAAATTTATCAATTCATTGATCTTGGTTTTAATGCTTACTTAGGTATCCTTTTAAGGATGATTCCAGAATCGTCTTTTTTCCACCCGAACGACTCCCTTAATCGCACCGAAGTCGTACGGAACACCATCCGCGCTAGGGATGAAAGGGTGTAAGATTGTATTATCGAATCAATAGCAAGGGACACACCGAAAGCACATACGCTAATGTACAGACCGGCCAGGTGGCCGGTCTTTTTGATGCGGTGAATTAGTCCCGGTACTGGTTCGATCGGAATACAGACTCTGAGTTCAAAGGGGGAGTCTACTGCTACTGCATTGTCGCTGCACGGTGTGGGCAGATCTCAAACTTGCAGCCAAAGGGGGCGAAATGAATGTGTCTATGAACAATGAGATTAGCACGATCATGAGCACCGGTAAAATGAGTACGCTCATTAAAAAAACGCTAAAACAGAAGCTCGCGGTCCTTGTTCCAGAGTGGGACGGTCGTGTGCTGGATGTACCAGCGTCAGGCGAAGTGTTGGCCGGGCCTTGTGCCGTGGTTGCGTTTGCCGAAGAGGTGCCGAAGTCTGCCTGGGCGGGATATCGACGGATTATTAAAATCTCACCATACGCTCGTCCGGAAGATGGTGGTGCTGAACAAGTGGAAGCTTGGTCAGCCCTTCTAATCAATGGGTTGCACCAGGTAAGGCTGGTGGATGAAGCAGGTGTGGCATTCACATGTATCTATCTGGGTTCTTCAGATAGTGATCGGGTGGATGCCGGGTCTGGCATGATTACGCGCAGTCTGCGGTTTGGGGTGTATATTCCCGAAGACTCAGATCCTTCTCTCACTGAAACAGGAGATGGATGGTTAGCTGCGCTTCAAAACTGGACACAGCAGGAAATTGGCTCGGACTGGTCGGTATATGGGGATGTCTGGCCCGGTGGATACGATACGCCGTCTGTATTATGGCGATTGGCCGGATGCAGCACGTCTGTGGCGGGCACTTCGGCATTGGAGGTTCGACAACAGTGGATTGGGCATGTGCTCACCGATCATTCGGTACTAACACGCCAGACCGTTACCCGGTTGGTAGAGCAACTTGCAGTGCAATCTCGTCTTGCCATCACTGAAACGGGTGGCGAAGAGTACGAAGGTAAAACACGGTATGTGACGGTGGATGAGGTCACCGCAGATCTGCAGGCGGATGCGTACCTGAATGGTCAGATTCGTCTGACTCTGCAACATCGGATTCGTCGTCCAGGTACGAATGTGCCCTTCATCCGTGAGATTCACCATAGCAAAGGTATGGAGTAAACGTTAGTCGAGAGGAACCTTCTATTAGAGGTTGTTCAAAAAGCCCGCTTTTGATTACAAAGGATGCCTAACGGCATCATCAGCATCGAATATGGAATTCAGCCGAAAAAGCATATGCTTACGATGATTGTTTCCTTCGGAAACATGTAGTTGCTCACGTAGTTTTCCCTACGCTCTGCTACTCCATTTCTAACTTCATCCCATCTTCTCGGTACTGAAAACCGATCTTTTTGAACATGCACTTTTAAGGGTGGTTCCAGATTATAGCTTTAAGATGATAGAGGTAGCTTCAACATTATAGCTTCAAATTCATAGGTTCATAGGATCAAAAATTCATAGATTTAGCTTAAAGATCAACGATTCACGAAATTAGTAGTCCAACAATGAGGTGAGATGGCCATGGCAAGCTCAGTGAAAAAAAGCAAACAGACAGCCCCGCGGTATACACGGGCAGAACTGATGAATCATGCAGAAGCCCTCTTTGCCGTTAAGGCAGAGGTGCTGTACGGTGCGCTGTACGAAGCGGCGCAAGAGACGTTTTCCATTGAAGAAACGCAAGAACGAATTAACCAATTTATGAAAGCGAAGGTGAAGGGATAATGGCAGGTGGAACTTGGGAGCAAACGAATCGTCCGGTCCTTCCGGGCTTATATATGAATTTTCAGGCGGCAGCATCCTCGGCCATTCAAGCAGGTACGCGGGGGACGGTCGTTGTGCCAATCAAGGCCAACTGGGGTCCGGTAGGGACTTTTGTTGAGGTAGGAAGCGAAGCGGCGATTGAACGTATTTATGCGGCGAATGTTCTGGATAACGGTACGGCGTATACGTCCTTGAAGCTCGCCCTGTTGGGTGGGCCGAAGAAGTTGCTCGCTTATCGGGTAGCAAGTGCAGCGGCCAAAGCAGCTACGCTTACCTTGAAGGACAGCAGTGATGCCAATGTGCTGCAACTGGATGCGAAGTATCCGGGGGATCGTGCAAATGGGTTCTACGTCACCATCCAACCGGGTGTGATTGATAATACGAAACATGAAGTGCGCCTCTTTGAAGGCAATCGGATGTTGTATGCGCTCCTGACAGCGGATATTTCAGCAGCTTCTCTGGCAAAAGAGATTAACACGGATGAACAAAATGTCTGGGTAACGGCGCAGGCGATTGGTGATGGTGCAGGTGTAGTTGCGACTGTTGCGGGTGCGGCATTCAAAGGCGGCGTAAGTGGCAATGATGACCTAACCAATGCGGAATACATTGCTGTACAGGGTGCGCTGGAAGGGGAGCAATTCGACGTCTTGGCTTTGGATCAGGTGGCTGATGCACCTCTGCTTGCGAGTTTTGCGGCATGGGTGAAGCGTGTGCGTGGTGAAGGCAAGCCGGTGATGGCTGTATTTGGCGGTTCCGTAGCAGATGATACCTCTGCTACAGCAGCGCAAAAGGCAGCAGCACGTTCGCTTGCACTGAACCATGAAGGTGTGATTAATGTCGGTACAGGCGTTCGCCTTGGAGATGCATTCTACAGCTCGGCGGAAACGTCCGCCTATGTTGCAGGTCTGATCGCCGGACAACGTCTAAACCAATCCACAACCTATGCAGCTACGCCGTTCCATGATGTGACACGTCGCTGGACGCGTGCAGAACAGGAGCAGGCAGTACAGAATGGCGTATTTATTTTCTTCCATGATGGTCGTCAGGTGAAAGCACTTCGCGGTGTAAACACACTTGTAACCCCAGCCGCTGGACAGAATAATGCGTGGAAAAAAATCCGTTCCATTCGTGTTTTGGACGCGATCAACACGGATTTGCAACGCTCCGCGGAAGATACGTATATCGGTAAAGTAAACAATACCGAAGAGGGTCGTCAGGCACTGATTAGTGCCATGAAGGCCTATTTGGCGTTGCTCGCACAGAGCAATGTGATTGAAGCTGACGGTTATGATGTCATTCTTGACCCGGCGTACTATGGTGCTGCGCCAGTTCTCAAACCGGAAGCGGATCAAGTATTCCTGCAATGGAATGTGAAGCTGACGGATGTGATGGAGCAGTTGTTTGGTACATTTTACGTGCAATAAGGTTGTGTGGAAGGAAAGAACTGTTTTCTAGAATAATTACTACACGTTGAGCTGATGGTTTACACGAAAACGGAGAGGGCAGAAAAACTCTGAAGAAGAAAAGCGCTCGCCTTTATCCCCGGATTTTCCCTTTATGAAAAGGAATCAAAAAAATCTGGGGATAACAGCGATCGGAAGATTGTTCTGACTGCGGAGTTATACCGTGTAATATTTATTAGTTCAACGAACCCAAGGAGGAAAATATATGTTGGATGCGTCAAGAGTAATTCTCGGTACCCATGGTCAGCTGCATATCGATGGTGTGTGGCAGACAAACATTAACAAGCTGGAAGCGAGTGTGGAGATTGAAAAGCGTGAGCTGAATCTGGTCGGAAACGACTGGAAGGTGCACAAGAATGGTGCAAAAAAAGGAACCGGCACGATGACGGGCTACAAGGTCACTTCGGATATGATTCTGCGCGGCTTCACGAAATTCGAAATTATTTCGAAGTTGAACGACCCTGAATCGTATGGACATGAGAGTGTTTTGCTGAAAGGTTGCATGGTGGACAAAATCCAGCTTGCCAACTGGACAGCGGGTGAGGAAGTACCGGAGGAAACGGGCTTTACGTTTGAAGGATTTGAGTTGCTGAATCCAATTGTGGCGAACTAAGTTTTGAAATAGACACGTGTTTGAGCTGGTTTGCTCATTGCGGGCCGAGATGATCTCGGTCTCTTTGTTGTCTCTACAAGGCTTGGAAGATGGCATAGATGAACCCATTCGTGAAACAAGAAGGAGATAACGCCCAATGAGTATGAATGAAAATATGTCGGAAGAACAGATTTTGGATCAGTTGTTTGAAGCAGCAGAACGTTTGCCAGAGGAGAATGTGCGGATTCAGCGTCTGGATCTGCTGTTGACCTTGCGTGGACTGACATCCTCCAAAGTGGATCACATTCGTGAGCGCTGTACGATTCGAAAAACGACCAAAGGCCGCACCGAAGAAAAGGTGGATACCGAAACATTTAATGCGTTGCTCATTTCGGAAGCAACCGTGAAATTAAAAGTCCGCAGCCTGGAATTGTCCGGCTGGGGAGACACACGCATTACCGGCCGGATGAAGCTGTCTGGTGGAGAACAAGCGGTTCGCCGTATGCTGCTTGCAGGTGAACTGGATGCCGTAGGTGATAAAGTGCTGGAGCTGTCCGGCTTCGGTGTGGAGATTGAAGACCTAAAAAACTGATTCACTCCGGCGGGATGACCACGTTCCTGTATCACATGTGGGTGCGTCATCATCTCCGGCCCGGAGAGTTCTGGTCTTTGCCACGCGGGGAGCGCTCGCTGTTGATTGCATTTTCAGAAGAGGAAATGTCAGCGATCACCTCACAAATGAATCGATGACAATATAAGCCAGGAGGTGAAAAAATGGCAGAAATGATTGTAGGTTTGTCTAAATCTAATGCGGAAATGCGGACAACCCTTCGTTATCTGGATCAGATCCAACGCTCAACCGAACGTCTGGGCAGAGTTCGTTATCAGAGTCTGATCAAGGTGAACAGTGAACTGAGAACGACCGGACGCAGGTTGGAGCATATTTATAGTATGGCTGTGCGAATCAGCAGGCTGCGAATCACACCAACGATTGGGTTGATTGATAAGCTGAGTCCGGCACTGGATCGCGCATGGGCGAAACTGAACAGTTTCAGGGACCAGATGGTTACGGCTTCGGGAACAGTATCGCTTGAGGTTCGACAGAAGATCGAAGTGGCGATGGGTAAAGGAGGGGCTTCGGGTCCAACTATGGCTGTCGTGATTCAAAATAATAAAAATATCACTAATGCTACGAAGGAAGAAGAAACAAAAGGCTTTTGGGAAAAAGTTTCTGGTGTAGCTGAAATCATTAACAATATTAACGATGCAATTGATAACATCATTGAAAAAGTTGGTAAATTTATAAATTTGTTCAAAAAGAAAAAAGAAGAAAGTCCTGCATCTGATCCAACCAGAAGTCCAGCATCCAAATGCTGCTGTTGCACAGGTGGAAAGATGGGCAAAAACCGTAGAGTTCGTTCACCGAATGCGGATGGTGGTGGATCAGATCGTGGAAGACGAAATTACCGAAGTGGTAGAAGGTCTAGTAATCGTTCGAACCGGGGCCCATCACCAGTACCCAATCCTGTACCTGATACTCCGACTCCTCCGGCCGATCGCAATCGTAATAGGGGAGGCGGTAGAAGAATACGAGGAAGCGGTAGATTAGGATTTGCGGATGGTGGATTGGGATCTTTAACCGACATGCTGGCTGGTAATGGATTGATGGATAATTTAAGTAGTGGCTTTGCCAAAGGAGCAAAAAGGTTGCTTGGACCCATCAGCATGCTTGCTGATGTAGCGAATGTAGCGACAGCACCTCCGGAAGAGCGTGGCCGAGCGGTGGGTTCGATGATTGGCGGTACAGCAGGTACTGCGATTGGTAGCGCCATCGGTAGCGTTCTTTTGCCTGGCATCGGGACATGGGTTGGTGGTGCAGTAGGTGGTTGGGCTGGAAGTGCAGCAGGCGGCTGGATTGGAGATAAAGCGAAGGATATTGGAAACTTTATGTCTAGTGCTACCGAGGGTGTAGGGGATGCTTTGTCGGGTGCAGCCGATTATGTCTCTGAGAAAACAAAAAAAATCACCGATGGCATATCCGGCTTCTTTGGGTTTGGTTCTAAAAAAGAAGAAAAGACTGTCTCGGCAGCAACGGTGGCTGCACCGTCTCCAGTTGCAACAGGCCCGCAGATGGCACCTGCCTATATGCCACCGGCACTGACCATGACAGGCCCAACGGCTTATATGAACAGCAAAGTCGGTCAGCCTACATCTGCTGGATTCATGGGAACAAGCATGATGCAGAGCCAAGCGATGGCGCTTGGTAACGGTGCGCAGACGAGTGGAAAATCGTCCACGATGACGGTACAAATATCCGAAGACCAGATGAGTAGTTTGTCCGGTTACTTGAAGGATTTCAAAACTGAAACTACCAATCAGATTGCGGTGAATGTTCCCCCAGGTGCGGTGCAGGTGACCGTTCGTGAAAATGCCATTGACTACGCTGGGCTATCACGTCAAGTTGGACAACGTATTGTAGCGGAAGTGCGTCGTGCGATGGAAAACCGAAAAACGATTATGGCCTAAGTAGAAAGGAGGCCGTGTATGTCTGTATTTGAAGATAAAGTGGAAGAGATCCGAATGGAATTTACCCTGATCGATGGGAAAACGCAGTTTCAATTTCCAGTGAAACCGGAAGAATTGACGATCTCACGTTCCAAAGGGTACGAAACGATTAATATGCTGGAGCATGGCGAGTTTGATTTTGCACAGGGGGAGAAGGTGAAGGAGATCACCTTCTCTTCTTTTTTTCCCAAAGAGTATGATGCGTCCTATTGCATGTACGAAGATTTGCCTGATCCGCGGGCAGCGATGAATATGCTGAATACGTTTTTGATATCGAAAAAGCCGCTGCGCTTCATCATCACCAACACGGGGGTGAATGTGCCGGTATATCTGATCTCGCACAATACGACCTTCCGGGGCGGCGAGAGCGGAGATATTTACTTCGACCTGACCCTGCGCACATGGCGGGATTCCAAGGTGGAGAAGGTCGGCTCTGCGGCATCTGGGAGCAAGTCAGGTTCTCGTACGGATTTGAAAAAGTCTAGCAAGACCTACACCGTCAAATCCGGTGACTCTCTGTCCAAAATAGCAAAGCTTGAGCTGGGCAGCAGTTCCAAATGGAACGAGATCTATAAGCTCAACAAGAAGATCATCGGCACTGATCCGAACCGGATCAAACCCGGGCAAAAGCTGGTGATGCCATGACCTACAAGGTCATTGTCGACGACAAATATGACATCACCAAGCTGGTGGAGACCATTACGCTGAAGGACTCGCTCGACCAGATTGCGTATCAGGCCAACATCCGACTGGCGGTGTCTGCATCTTCGGGTCTGCCTTCGATTTCACCCGGCATGGCGGTGCGGATTAGCGGGGTTCCTTTTGGCGAAAAATCAATGGTTCACTTGTTACATCCTGCGGTCATCTGGGAGGTGGAAAGCTCGAACAGCGGCACCAAGCGGCTGTCTCTCACGGTATACGACCGGATGATCTATCTGGAAAAATCAGAGGACGAGTTCCTGCTGCCGAAGGACCAGACTGCTACGCAGCGACTTAAAACCTACGCCAAAGAGTGGAAGATTCCATACGCTGCACTGCCGGAAACCAAGACCAAGCTGGGCAAAGCCGTGTATCGATCACAGACGATTTTTTCGATGATGTTTGCCGATCTGAAGGAAACGGCGAAGGCCGGCGGGGAGATGTACCATCCACGGATGACACCCGGCGGGTTGCAACTCTTTCAGGTCGGAAGTAATGCGAAGGTGTATGAGCTGGATCGACTGATTGATCTGACCCAGATGCGTACGCTCGAAGGAGCGGTCACGAAGGTGAAAGTGATGGCAGCGTCGGAGTCTGGCAATGGCAAAGAAGTTCCTTCCAAAGTGCTCGCGATTGAGCAGAATGGTGTGGAAGAACTGGGCACTTTGCAAAAGCTGATCGAGGACGATCAGGTGAAATCGACAACCGCGGCGAAGAAACTGGCGAAAAGTCATCTGACGGGGATTCAGGAGACCTTTACGATCTCCGCACCGGATGTAAATAAGATTCGCGCCGGGGACGCAGTGTTGTTGAAGGGACTGAAGCTAATCGTCATGTCGGTCAGCCGTGATCTGTCTGCCGGACCTGGAACGATGACGTTAGAGCTGGGGACGGCTGAGCTGGTGAAAAGGAGGTATTACCTTGAATAAAGATGATCCGTATGGGCATTTTGCCGACGTCATGCGGGGCGCGATGAGCACCCATTCTCGTCAGGCCGTGAGCGGGCTGGGCGCGGTATTGGGTACGATGACTTCATCCGGTGTGAAACTGGATGATTTCAAGCACGAAGTACAGGATTACCTCGTGGCCGAGTTGCCGGGCACGCTTGGACTGCCGGAGCGCGAGGCTGTTGGCGCGATCTCCGGAATACCTGACGTGGCAAACGGCGGAACGACGGGCACGGGACGGTTTCTTTTGCAAGAAGAGGAAGTGGAAGAAGCGGTGTGGTCTCTTGGTAAAGGATTGAAGGCGGGAGATCGCGTACTGGCGATGCGGGTGAATGGCGGTAACGACATTGTGGTGCTGTGTAAGGTGGTGAGTGCGCATGCCTAGTTTGTTCCCGGAAACGGGTGTGGTCTGGGGAGATGAGGAGGACCTGTCGGGGGCGGCTTCGGAAGAGGTACGCTTTGGACGGAGCTGGCGATTCGATTACGATGAAGGGGACTTTGTGCTGACCCCGAGTGGCAAAGTAGCCTCGGCTGGTGGACATGAAGCCTGGGTGCAGTGGTGCATTAAGGCGGTGAAAACACCAAGATACAGACATGTGATTTACTCCCGGAACTATGGTTCGGAGCTGGAGGATTTGGTGGGGCAGGGTGACAGTCGTGGTGTGATGGAAAGTGAGATTACCCGGATGGTGACGGAGACGTTGCTGGCTGATCCACGCACGGATTCGGTAGACCAGTTTACGTTCGATTGGGATCGGGAGCAGTGCATATTCTCGTGCCGGGTGGCGAGTGTGCAGGAAGAGATGTTTATTCTGGAAAGTGAGGTGATCTGACGGGATGGCTGAGATTCCGCGTTATTTGGAGGACCAGACGGAGGAACAGATTATGCAGCGCATGCTGGATCGTCTGCCCGCGGATCTGGATAAGTCGGAGGGTTCGTTCCTGTG
The window above is part of the Paenibacillus sp. 1781tsa1 genome. Proteins encoded here:
- a CDS encoding DUF3139 domain-containing protein — its product is MSKTFKLTSLVILAFILGISCWAYFGLLGNPLKKNDAEQQVTTYLIEQKGYSPEQLIEVQGTYSSKSSEAPYGASVTFADELEAKYQYIIFNSGEINQYSHTSDHPKHEEPMVR
- a CDS encoding phage tail sheath subtilisin-like domain-containing protein, with translation MAGGTWEQTNRPVLPGLYMNFQAAASSAIQAGTRGTVVVPIKANWGPVGTFVEVGSEAAIERIYAANVLDNGTAYTSLKLALLGGPKKLLAYRVASAAAKAATLTLKDSSDANVLQLDAKYPGDRANGFYVTIQPGVIDNTKHEVRLFEGNRMLYALLTADISAASLAKEINTDEQNVWVTAQAIGDGAGVVATVAGAAFKGGVSGNDDLTNAEYIAVQGALEGEQFDVLALDQVADAPLLASFAAWVKRVRGEGKPVMAVFGGSVADDTSATAAQKAAARSLALNHEGVINVGTGVRLGDAFYSSAETSAYVAGLIAGQRLNQSTTYAATPFHDVTRRWTRAEQEQAVQNGVFIFFHDGRQVKALRGVNTLVTPAAGQNNAWKKIRSIRVLDAINTDLQRSAEDTYIGKVNNTEEGRQALISAMKAYLALLAQSNVIEADGYDVILDPAYYGAAPVLKPEADQVFLQWNVKLTDVMEQLFGTFYVQ
- a CDS encoding phage tail tube protein — its product is MLDASRVILGTHGQLHIDGVWQTNINKLEASVEIEKRELNLVGNDWKVHKNGAKKGTGTMTGYKVTSDMILRGFTKFEIISKLNDPESYGHESVLLKGCMVDKIQLANWTAGEEVPEETGFTFEGFELLNPIVAN
- a CDS encoding LysM peptidoglycan-binding domain-containing protein translates to MEFTLIDGKTQFQFPVKPEELTISRSKGYETINMLEHGEFDFAQGEKVKEITFSSFFPKEYDASYCMYEDLPDPRAAMNMLNTFLISKKPLRFIITNTGVNVPVYLISHNTTFRGGESGDIYFDLTLRTWRDSKVEKVGSAASGSKSGSRTDLKKSSKTYTVKSGDSLSKIAKLELGSSSKWNEIYKLNKKIIGTDPNRIKPGQKLVMP
- a CDS encoding phage portal protein — translated: MTYKVIVDDKYDITKLVETITLKDSLDQIAYQANIRLAVSASSGLPSISPGMAVRISGVPFGEKSMVHLLHPAVIWEVESSNSGTKRLSLTVYDRMIYLEKSEDEFLLPKDQTATQRLKTYAKEWKIPYAALPETKTKLGKAVYRSQTIFSMMFADLKETAKAGGEMYHPRMTPGGLQLFQVGSNAKVYELDRLIDLTQMRTLEGAVTKVKVMAASESGNGKEVPSKVLAIEQNGVEELGTLQKLIEDDQVKSTTAAKKLAKSHLTGIQETFTISAPDVNKIRAGDAVLLKGLKLIVMSVSRDLSAGPGTMTLELGTAELVKRRYYLE
- a CDS encoding DUF2634 domain-containing protein, which codes for MPSLFPETGVVWGDEEDLSGAASEEVRFGRSWRFDYDEGDFVLTPSGKVASAGGHEAWVQWCIKAVKTPRYRHVIYSRNYGSELEDLVGQGDSRGVMESEITRMVTETLLADPRTDSVDQFTFDWDREQCIFSCRVASVQEEMFILESEVI